The genomic region gacGAAAGGAGGCGGCAGTCAGGGTCACGATGGGTTTAAGAGCGTCCTCAGGCGCAGCGCGCAAAAAGACAACCCGCGCAGCTGCATCCCTGCCAATCCGGCCGTCTGGTGCGGCGACTGCGCCTCAGGCATCCGGCGCCCTCACAGGGCTGATTTCGGTTAACCTATAAGTGGCCAATCAGAGCCACTGGATGAGACGGTGCCCCACTGAGGACGGATTTCCCACTGTCCCCAGAAGATGTCCTCAATTGTGGCTCAACGCCGATGGATGAGACCTCCTTTCCGATGGGACAAGGTGGTACATCAGGTCACAGATAATTCCCAATTGCATCTATGTTCTTCAAGAGTCCATTAAGTAGCACAAGCCTCATCTTCTAGTTTCCCTATGCGCAACACAGTAGTTAAATACCCCCCGCCTTTAAGATACAATGTGTGGCTAGTGTTGACCAAACCCCACTGGTCTGACTGATACCCCGCATCAGAATCCGTCCTCAGTTTCTCACTTCCACTGCAAACGTCATGGCATCACCAAAGTCGCACGGCGGAAGACTCATGCCTTACCTCGGAAGCCTACTACAAACAACCTGGGAAAGTGAAGCACCACCCTTCCGTCCGCCAATGTCGGATACTCTCTCTTCAGTCCTCTCACATACTGCTCCAAAAACGCCTTCTTTGCTGCCTCATCCTGCTCCAACAAATCCAGGTACGGCTTCAGCCCCGTGGTCTCAAACCACTTGACAATCGCCTCATGTCCCTCAAGGATATGGTGATATGTCGTGTGCCAGATCTCGACGCTTTCGCAGTGAGGCTTCAGTGAGTTGTACCATGTCCCCACCGACTCGATCGGGTCAAGCTCCGGCTTTTGGTCTTGACCCATAAAGTACTTTGCCCACGGTCCCGGAGAGTGGTATGCCGTGTATCTCATCAAACGATGAGATGGCTCAGCAAAGTTATCCGGCACCTGGAACGCCAACAAACTCCCTGGCTTTAGTCGCTTGAGGTGTTGCACAATCGTTGCGATTCTTTCACTGCTACGCAGCCAGTGGAACACTGCATTGCTAAAGATGAGGTCGGTGTCTGGGGGCGCAATGAAGTCCTTCACATCGCCGGCTTGGTAGTCGATGCCTTCGCCGCCATTCTTCTCGCTGGCAGCGGTGACCATGGCGGGGGAGAGCTCAACACCGGTGATTTGTGCGCCAGGCCATTGCTTCTTGAGGGCAATGGTCGAGTTTCCCGGCCCGGAGCCCAAGTCGATGATCCTCTGCGGTTGTGATAGGCcggagcgggagaggaaTGAGATCAAGTCGTTGATGGGCCTGCCGCGGGGAGCTTCGAAGCGGAGATATTTCTCCGGGGACCAGTCGGGTTTGGTActtgtggttgatgttgccatGGTTCGTGGAGGACAAGGCGCAAGTCGAGTGGTTTTGGCAAACGCTGTGATCCGGGCTATGGCTGCCATTTTGTTGCGGGTTGGGGGGCTAATTCCAAGATGATATGTTGCTGTGAACAAGGTATGCGACGTTGGAGGGGTTCCATGTCGATCAACCGGTCGAATAAGTCCGATTGGATGATTTGTCTCAGGGTTGGAGCTGTCTTTCGGAATGACCTGGACCGTGCGTTTCACTGCTAACCCTGGGTTTGTGTCAAATTGGTCCGCTATTAGGCAAATTATCACCTTGGCAGTGGGACCTAAGCTACGAGGTTCGGCTTTATCGGGCTACCTAGGGACTTTCCCTCGTGTAATACCAGAACTAATACCTTTTTGGATCCTATACTGTATTCAACAGTTTGTAACCCCCCACCTCAAGACAAAGACAGGATTAACAGAGCTGAAGCTCAATACCTATATATGCTCAGGACCAATGCAAGAGCCTGGAAATCTTCAGCATGACTGAACATGTTACAGCAATTGTGTAGGTCTCACCAGGTATTAAGGGCCCACGACTGGGTACAGGCGTGGGTCACAGGTAAAAGATTGAATTGTCggataaagaagaaaaagaaaggaaaatgAAAAACACGGCCCACGACGCCTTCTTACACCTCTCAAACCTCCGGGCCTCCCTTACAAGGCATGCGAACTGTCCACTAGAACCGTCCGAACTTCCTCATATCTCCTCGTGTCTCTCTTAGCCTCCCGCCTCCCACGTCAAGCGCAAGCCTCCTATGTCAATCGCCCAAATAACCCTAAACCGGTTATCATCCCATAACATCAGGCTCAGACCAACGATAACCAGGAGGCTAACCCAACGCCTTTGCGTGTTTCATTTCATTGCCTGAATGGACCGGTATGCTCAGaaattgatgatgatatcatcGAGCAGGTAGGTAGCAGGTACGTAGCATGTAGGTAGTAGGGCAGCGCATGCTTGTCCGTACATTGTGCTGCTTACTGGTACTTTCAGTGAACGACATTGGCTCacaaccgcctcctcgccctttCTTCAACTGCTTGAACGAGCTCCTTGAATGCCCTCATGTCTCCTTCCTGCGTCTCCATTGCCCGGTTAACTCCGGAACACTCCGCTTCGTCCTCACCCCCCAACTCGATATCCATGTGGCCATCGCTGTTTGATTCTAGCCAGGGTGGGATCGTACCAGATGAGAAATGGACATATCTCTTAGCTGAGAGGCAGCAGTCCATATCATCTACCGAGGGTAAACCTCGGTCGGCGACATCATTCAACTTTGCATGATCCATACGAAATTGAACAAGATTGGGGAGTCTTGTCCGTATGGCATCAAAAACCACTTCCCAAACACCGTCAAACTTGTGAAGggtccaacctcctccctgacCCGCAACAAACTTCCAGTCATGGGTGGTAAGGTCGTCCCACTTCTCGATGTCGTCGCTGGTGTATTCCAAGTACGAGACAATCATACATCGGTTCAGGCAGAGTGTTTCGAGCGTGGTTTGGGTTAGAACCCAGTCGAACTGGTCGTGGTGGCCAATGACATACTCCCCCAATATCAGCGTTTTGAGATTGGGGAAATGCAGACCCTTTCCATCAAAATACCCGGGGGCAACCCCCCAGCACTCGCCGAAAGTTATGTTGAGCGATGTGAGCCGGCTGGCGAAACAGGGGAGGAACTCCTCCTGAAGCCAGGGCTCAAAGGTGAAACGCTCGTCATAGTACAGGTCGTAGTCGGGGCCGTCATCGTGATCCTCCTGAGCGACCGAAAGACGCAGCTCTGTGATGTCCTCGATGACCGAGCGGAAGAGGCCGGTTTCCAAAAACTCGGTGAACGGCATATTTTGCAGGTTCTCGATGGTGAGAgatgtgatgggggtgatgacTTGGTTGGCACGGGATTTCCGCCGTTGAATCGCTTTGAACACGTTCTCAATCGTGTGCATCCGGGTAGAAAAGGTTTCCACGATTTCTTCACGGTAGTCGCTTTTCTCGACGCCTTCACACCCTTCTGTGAAGCGAATGTTGACAGCCCGGAGGTTGGGCAAGTTTCCGAGGCCTTGGATCGCTGTCACGAACTCGGGCCAGTCTCCCAAGTCCCACGAACACCATGTATCATAATCGCGCTCTAGTTGGCGGTAATAGCCGCGCGGTGGCGGGCGGACACTGTAAACCTCGGCTTCACGGGCAGCTTGCTGTACGGCCGGACTGTTGACAATTTGCTTCCACGTGTCAAACGCCTTGTCGTTTCCGTTGTGCATGAGAGCGATGGTTCGGAAGAGGTGCTTTGTTGCGAGAGCGTTCCATTGGCGACAGACTAGACGGGCGTTTCGAAGGCTTTCTGGCCTCACCGCTGCTCCAAGATGACCGTATCGATTCATATTGTCaggcttttctttttcaagGCAGTCAAAAATGAGGTCCAGGACCTCTGTTGGAATGGAATTGATCCCCATGTTGAACAGtatggaggtggtgctgaGATGAGCTGGAGAATCAGAGGAAAAGTCGATTCTTTATCAATCGTGAAGATCAATTGATGTGCAGGCAGCCGCCGCATATGTGGGGTTCAAGGAGCAATGCTCACTAAACCATTCTCGTAGCTTTCAGGCGGCAGCTCCGTTGGTCCAGTCAAAGCTCTCTCTGCCTAAGGTACGGTCCTAATTATTCCCGGCTTAGCCCCTATTATCAACCTCAGGGGCAGTTATGTTGCGGCCATCATGCAAGACACAGTAGGCAGCAGAGCCTAGTGGAAATACAACGTATAATTGACCGTCTCTGAAGGCTAGGTGGCCACGATGTTCATGCCGACCCCCATCCCGTGAGCTTTAGAAAAACAGACGACGACGGTGGATACCACCTTACAAGCCATGCATGACAGTCCACACATTGGAGCAAATCTGGTGACTGGCCAGAGAGATAATGAAGACTTATCACCATACATAGTCTTCGGCTGAGTAAAACCCTACTTTTTACGACATCTGATTAGATACCCCGAAACAAAACCtctcacctcctcttcctcacccccccaaccacatacccccccttctccctccacccaaccctctcaccaccaccatcatacGCCCCCATCATAGGCaccatatcctcctccctctccctccacctccccccctccccccaacccctcacccactccatccccgtcctaacaaccccccccatctcccctgtccaccacaaccccaccaaaacaaccccGACCGTCACCGGCACCGCAGTAACCCAATAAGCCCACTGCCCAACCTCCATATCCCTCACGTCAGCCGAATTCATCCCAAAAATGCTCGCAATCGAGCTCAACGGCAGAAAAACAATCGTCACAATCGTAAACGCGTAAATCGCCCTCTCCTGCCTGTCACGGTTGGTATCCAGCTTATTCCTATTAAACTCCTCCAAATGCGAAGCATGACTCCGCAGTTCACCAAACTCCTTGTCGCGGCGGTCGATAACGCTGATGATCTCATCGATGAGTAGTTGTCTGTATCCGTGGGTGCTGACGGTTATGtctggggaggggagttgCGTGTAGGTGTACATCCCCCTGTGACTCGCATGGGCATGGGGGTGGCGGGGTGTCATCCTCCAGTTCCGCGTTGAACACTGCGACATTGCGTCAAAGATCGACCTCTGCCACGCGACGGTCCATTGGACGATGGACACTTCTTGTTTGAGCCTCCCCAGTTTGTACTCGTGGGTGcgggtggagggtttggtggtgatgtcggaTTCAATGGTGTCGAGGTAGGAGGAGTAGGTCTCGCTGATGTCGGGAAGGGCGGGGGTGATGTCTCTGAGGAGCTGCATGCTtatgagggagaagaggtcCATTGGGAGGATGACTGATCTATCGAAAAGGGTTCGTTCGAACGAGTTGGCGACTGATTGGATCATGGTGTCGGTTCCTtggcggagggaggagaggccggagtcgaggaggaattcggagcgggtggtgtttttggggaagatggcgaggccaaggaggatgtggatcCAGGCGTCGACGAGGAGCCACGGGGTGTGGACTTTTTCGAGGTCTTTTGGGGAGGCAGCGCTGAATGTGgcgttgaaggaggagagggcagcTATTTGTCGGTCGAGAGTCTTGGTGACTTCGTTTCGCTGGCGGGCAAGCTTCTCCATTTGCAAGGACCGTTTTGCTTTGTTTATCTCTTTGGAGCGAGGTTCAGCAGGATCGTCAGGCTCCAACGTTGGGTGCTAGATGTGTTAGCCCAGCATGCTGCTTTTCGTGTCCGTTGGAGATTTGGTACATACCTCTATTAGACTCAAAACAATACCCCAGAACCTATCAACAGTCGGAACCTCCAACTCGGACGGAAAAAAGAATTTGAAGACGATGTCGGCCTTGTTAAAGAAGCTCACTCGGCTCTCGTACATCTTTTTCTCGCGTTCCGAGGGCGGTgattcttctttccctttccctccttcctcctcaagaagCTTGTACACATCGCGGCGTTTCGACTGCCGCAACTCGCTGTAGGCTTTTTGATCCTGGCGTGCGGTTTTGTTGAGCAAGTACTCGTCGACCTGCACAAAGTAGTCCTTGAAAACGTCATGGTTGATCCCGCCTATACCTGAGTTTGATACACCGTCCAGGCAGGTGAAGACGGCAAAGGCAAAGTTCGACTTTGACTCTGCAGTTTCCTTGCCCTCCCGTGGAATGGTGATTCGAACTGTCTTTCTCTGACTCGAGTCATCAGGCTGCTTCGAGGCCGAAAATTGTACTTCGTCATCACGCTCCTCCCGTTTGAGGGACGAGAGGCCCATAGGAGATGGCAGCGCCGGCTTGT from Podospora bellae-mahoneyi strain CBS 112042 chromosome 4, whole genome shotgun sequence harbors:
- a CDS encoding hypothetical protein (EggNog:ENOG503P0PN; COG:S) — its product is MYVNKIEAQPPPPPRHYNPPPPARRPTNPYDVDETRSNHVKFPGEYYSYGYEAPPRPSTEYAGHGPRGRSPTPPPPSTYSRPAAGRTSYTRPSTRRTHHTVTHTRYTSPVRERDRRDLSPASPTYSPAYAPTSPVLAPAYPRRSSIEYIRVPEYPVEQRKTEFIVEKRRDAASSAEEAEWDYKRPPRRKRTQDERDDGNLDEEDLVLMGMWETDAAFESGPTRNPVATGPYSFVPPSASKDPLGDVGKLSDDDSLDTTEQDIEAAERLTGTAYQVLESGYTGDGMIGGQHGAQLVITPGERVQHQPVFRWIHFSHKSMDFDNFATQTTRLLGLTKSERQAVADLIARVKRQGIKQIQTSNGSYVRHMEPKLLQMPVPFDPSLKEQSFANRTVTWICLPYFSLEKYSGLLAAENASSFPVQTLLQAQFSRATKDRDMQQAVRQLKGAPAELCFHIAQLWCIVVDNSLLLTCGRMPFDALCGNNIHRVTKTAQEISTLKPAARVFIRYQNNIVWALPIEECGSWFSFMAHFLEFWPRTLSFFYYKRPVKPEEWPWITKLASRSRAGILLEMQIGHKPALPSPMGLSSLKREERDDEVQFSASKQPDDSSQRKTVRITIPREGKETAESKSNFAFAVFTCLDGVSNSGIGGINHDVFKDYFVQVDEYLLNKTARQDQKAYSELRQSKRRDVYKLLEEEGGKGKEESPPSEREKKMYESRVSFFNKADIVFKFFFPSELEVPTVDRFWGIVLSLIEHPTLEPDDPAEPRSKEINKAKRSLQMEKLARQRNEVTKTLDRQIAALSSFNATFSAASPKDLEKVHTPWLLVDAWIHILLGLAIFPKNTTRSEFLLDSGLSSLRQGTDTMIQSVANSFERTLFDRSVILPMDLFSLISMQLLRDITPALPDISETYSSYLDTIESDITTKPSTRTHEYKLGRLKQEVSIVQWTVAWQRSIFDAMSQCSTRNWRMTPRHPHAHASHRGMYTYTQLPSPDITVSTHGYRQLLIDEIISVIDRRDKEFGELRSHASHLEEFNRNKLDTNRDRQERAIYAFTIVTIVFLPLSSIASIFGMNSADVRDMEVGQWAYWVTAVPVTVGVVLVGLWWTGEMGGVVRTGMEWVRGWGEGGRWREREEDMVPMMGAYDGGGERVGWREKGGYVVGGVRKRR
- a CDS encoding hypothetical protein (EggNog:ENOG503P1RQ; COG:S); this encodes MAAIARITAFAKTTRLAPCPPRTMATSTTSTKPDWSPEKYLRFEAPRGRPINDLISFLSRSGLSQPQRIIDLGSGPGNSTIALKKQWPGAQITGVELSPAMVTAASEKNGGEGIDYQAGDVKDFIAPPDTDLIFSNAVFHWLRSSERIATIVQHLKRLKPGSLLAFQVPDNFAEPSHRLMRYTAYHSPGPWAKYFMGQDQKPELDPIESVGTWYNSLKPHCESVEIWHTTYHHILEGHEAIVKWFETTGLKPYLDLLEQDEAAKKAFLEQYVRGLKREYPTLADGRVVLHFPRLFVVGFRGKA
- a CDS encoding hypothetical protein (EggNog:ENOG503P5M7; COG:S), encoding MGINSIPTEVLDLIFDCLEKEKPDNMNRYGHLGAAVRPESLRNARLVCRQWNALATKHLFRTIALMHNGNDKAFDTWKQIVNSPAVQQAAREAEVYSVRPPPRGYYRQLERDYDTWCSWDLGDWPEFVTAIQGLGNLPNLRAVNIRFTEGCEGVEKSDYREEIVETFSTRMHTIENVFKAIQRRKSRANQVITPITSLTIENLQNMPFTEFLETGLFRSVIEDITELRLSVAQEDHDDGPDYDLYYDERFTFEPWLQEEFLPCFASRLTSLNITFGECWGVAPGYFDGKGLHFPNLKTLILGEYVIGHHDQFDWVLTQTTLETLCLNRCMIVSYLEYTSDDIEKWDDLTTHDWKFVAGQGGGWTLHKFDGVWEVVFDAIRTRLPNLVQFRMDHAKLNDVADRGLPSVDDMDCCLSAKRYVHFSSGTIPPWLESNSDGHMDIELGGEDEAECSGVNRAMETQEGDMRAFKELVQAVEERARRRL